Proteins encoded together in one Candidatus Brocadiaceae bacterium window:
- the lptB gene encoding LPS export ABC transporter ATP-binding protein, with product MLFEARELVKHYSRRAVVDHVSFNVDDGESVGMLGPNGAGKTTAFRMCIGLVRPAGGTVFFQGTDVTRLPMYRRARLGMSYLAQEPSLFQNMSVAENLLAVMEMQGRGAAERRTKTDEMLEEFGLEHLCDQPAYSLSGGERRRLEIARALCGDPKIILLDEPFTGVDPIAVGEVQDLVVGLKYRGIGVLITDHNVLEALRITDRAYILSEGKIVTQGTAQEILEDPIARQSYLGDRIRAEHIDLQPRREPPAPAAEDTEGPVES from the coding sequence ATGCTGTTCGAGGCCCGAGAACTCGTCAAACACTACAGCCGCCGCGCCGTGGTCGACCACGTCAGCTTCAACGTCGACGACGGCGAGTCGGTGGGCATGCTCGGGCCGAACGGCGCGGGCAAGACGACGGCCTTCCGCATGTGCATCGGCCTGGTGCGCCCGGCCGGCGGAACCGTCTTCTTCCAGGGCACCGACGTCACCCGCCTGCCCATGTACCGCCGGGCGCGCCTCGGCATGAGCTACCTGGCCCAGGAGCCGAGCCTCTTCCAGAACATGAGCGTGGCCGAGAACCTGCTGGCCGTCATGGAGATGCAGGGGCGTGGAGCGGCCGAGCGCCGAACCAAGACCGACGAGATGCTCGAGGAGTTCGGCCTGGAGCACCTGTGCGACCAGCCCGCCTACAGCCTCAGCGGCGGCGAGCGCCGCCGGCTCGAGATCGCCCGCGCGCTCTGCGGCGACCCGAAGATCATCCTCCTGGACGAACCGTTCACCGGCGTGGACCCCATCGCCGTCGGGGAGGTCCAGGACCTCGTCGTCGGCCTCAAATACCGGGGCATCGGCGTCCTGATCACCGATCATAACGTGCTCGAGGCCCTGCGCATCACCGACCGCGCCTACATCCTCAGCGAGGGCAAGATCGTCACTCAGGGCACGGCGCAGGAGATTCTGGAAGACCCGATCGCCCGCCAAAGCTACCTGGGAGACCGCATCCGCGCCGAACACATCGACCTGCAGCCGCGCCGGGAGCCGCCGGCCCCAGCGGCCGAAGACACCGAGGGCCCCGTGGAGTCCTGA
- the tadA gene encoding Flp pilus assembly complex ATPase component TadA, with amino-acid sequence MATRKPIGQLLLEKGLVEKEQIQRALEYQQKSGEKLRLGEILVRFGYVTATDVLKCVGEQFDVRVVDLNKVRPEVEAVDAVPRNTARMHGILPLKKTGNAIVVAMDDLDLCAIDNLKFILNMDVKPVLAAADDIKDAIERFYGGEESTMDNMLREFTEGEAVAENGTTQMIGDEGDDAPLVRLVFLIVSDAVQARASDIHVEPMTNRLRVRYRIDGVCQEVESPPKRLQNSIIARLKLMAGMDLAEKRKPQDGRIPLVINGQSLDLRVSDIPTTDGESIVMRILSKEAARVSLVELGFHPSDLEHFERIIRRPNGIFLVTGPTGSGKTTTLYSALNELNRPDTKIITAEDPIEYTFPGINQSQVQTDINRTFPVILRAMLRQAPEIILVGEIRDEETAEIAVRAALTGHLVFSTLHTNDAPSAIPRLIDMGIKPYMVASSVQAIMAQRLIRTICTNCKEPYEYPERQLRAVGLDPESVEGITLYRGAGCNRCNGSGYHGRLGIFELMEMNADLRNLTFAKAATGEIREKARSFGMLTLMEDGLRKVIQGVTTIDEILRVAGGVE; translated from the coding sequence ATGGCCACTCGCAAACCCATCGGGCAGCTGCTGTTGGAAAAGGGCCTTGTAGAGAAGGAGCAGATCCAGCGGGCTCTGGAGTATCAGCAGAAGTCGGGCGAGAAGCTGCGGCTGGGCGAGATCCTGGTCCGATTCGGATACGTCACCGCAACCGACGTCCTCAAGTGCGTCGGCGAGCAGTTCGACGTGCGCGTGGTGGACCTGAACAAGGTCCGGCCCGAGGTGGAGGCCGTCGACGCCGTCCCGCGCAACACCGCCCGGATGCACGGGATCCTGCCGCTGAAGAAGACAGGCAACGCGATCGTGGTCGCCATGGACGACCTGGACCTGTGCGCGATCGACAACCTGAAGTTCATCCTGAACATGGACGTCAAGCCGGTCCTGGCGGCCGCCGACGACATCAAGGACGCGATCGAGCGCTTCTACGGCGGCGAAGAGTCCACGATGGACAACATGCTGCGGGAGTTCACCGAGGGCGAGGCGGTCGCCGAGAACGGGACGACCCAGATGATCGGCGACGAGGGCGATGACGCCCCGCTGGTGCGCCTGGTGTTCCTGATCGTCAGCGACGCCGTCCAGGCGCGCGCCAGCGACATCCACGTGGAGCCGATGACCAACCGCCTGCGCGTCCGCTACCGCATCGACGGCGTCTGCCAGGAGGTGGAGTCGCCCCCGAAGCGCCTGCAGAACTCGATCATCGCCCGCCTGAAGCTGATGGCCGGCATGGACCTGGCCGAGAAGCGGAAGCCGCAGGACGGCCGTATCCCGCTGGTCATCAACGGGCAGTCGCTCGACCTGCGTGTGAGCGACATCCCCACGACGGACGGCGAGAGCATCGTCATGCGTATCCTGAGCAAGGAGGCCGCGCGCGTCAGCCTCGTGGAGCTGGGCTTCCACCCGTCCGACCTGGAACACTTCGAGCGCATCATCCGGCGGCCGAACGGCATCTTCCTGGTCACGGGCCCGACCGGCAGCGGCAAGACGACGACGCTCTACAGCGCCCTGAACGAACTGAACCGTCCGGACACGAAGATCATCACCGCCGAGGACCCGATCGAGTACACGTTCCCCGGCATCAACCAGTCCCAGGTCCAGACGGACATCAACCGCACGTTCCCGGTCATCCTGCGCGCCATGCTCCGGCAGGCGCCGGAGATCATCCTGGTCGGGGAGATCCGCGACGAGGAGACCGCCGAGATCGCCGTCCGGGCGGCCCTGACCGGCCACCTTGTCTTCAGCACCCTCCACACGAACGACGCCCCCAGCGCCATCCCCCGTCTGATCGACATGGGGATCAAGCCCTACATGGTCGCCTCGTCCGTGCAGGCCATCATGGCCCAGCGGCTGATCCGGACGATCTGCACGAACTGCAAGGAGCCGTACGAGTATCCCGAACGCCAGCTCCGGGCCGTCGGGCTCGATCCGGAGAGCGTCGAAGGCATCACCCTCTACCGCGGCGCCGGCTGCAACCGCTGCAACGGGTCCGGCTATCACGGCCGGCTGGGCATCTTCGAACTCATGGAAATGAACGCGGACCTGCGCAACCTGACGTTCGCCAAGGCCGCCACGGGCGAGATCCGCGAGAAGGCCCGCTCCTTCGGCATGCTGACCCTGATGGAAGACGGGCTGCGCAAGGTCATCCAGGGCGTCACGACGATCGACGAAATCCTGCGCGTCGCCGGAGGCGTGGAATAG
- a CDS encoding PilT/PilU family type 4a pilus ATPase, whose translation MIQIDKLLSTAIKREAEDIVLTVGRPPMLRLNGALEPLATQTLTSEDTTGLVKSIASERYQQELQEMGSADFGFNFQDKAAFRVGAFRQQGRIAIVLRMIPSKIRTFSELGLGPVVQELLFRPRGLVLVTGPTGSGKTTTLATMVDHINNNRKVHILTIEDPIEYRHPHRKSIVSQREVGVDVPAFGEALRRALRESPDVILVGEMRDLDSTRLAISAAETGHLVLSTVHTQSAQSTVERIIDEFPPQQQAQIRIQLANSLLAVLAQTLVPRLGGGMVAAYEVLLVTNAVRHLIRDNKTFRIDSTIQTGRDRGMQLLDDHLLQLYKEGIIERTDVLTRCRYPEEVSNSLKALEV comes from the coding sequence ATGATCCAGATTGACAAGCTGCTGTCCACCGCCATCAAGCGCGAGGCCGAGGACATCGTGCTGACCGTCGGCCGGCCGCCGATGCTGCGCTTGAACGGAGCCCTGGAGCCCCTGGCAACCCAGACGCTGACCAGCGAAGACACGACCGGGCTGGTCAAGTCCATCGCCTCCGAACGGTATCAGCAGGAACTGCAGGAGATGGGGTCGGCCGACTTCGGCTTCAACTTCCAGGACAAGGCCGCCTTCCGCGTCGGTGCCTTCCGTCAGCAGGGTCGCATCGCCATCGTCCTGCGGATGATCCCCTCGAAGATCCGGACCTTCAGCGAACTGGGGCTCGGCCCCGTCGTGCAGGAGTTGCTGTTCCGCCCCCGCGGCCTGGTCCTGGTCACCGGCCCGACCGGCAGCGGCAAGACCACGACGCTGGCCACGATGGTGGACCACATCAACAACAACCGCAAGGTGCACATCCTGACGATCGAGGACCCGATCGAGTACCGGCACCCGCATCGCAAGAGCATCGTCAGCCAGCGCGAGGTGGGCGTGGACGTGCCGGCATTCGGCGAGGCCCTGCGCCGCGCCCTGCGGGAGTCGCCGGACGTGATCCTGGTCGGCGAGATGCGGGACCTGGACAGCACCCGCCTGGCCATCAGCGCCGCCGAAACCGGCCACCTGGTCCTGTCGACCGTCCACACGCAGAGCGCACAGAGCACCGTCGAGCGGATCATCGACGAGTTCCCGCCCCAGCAGCAGGCGCAGATCCGCATCCAGCTCGCCAACAGCCTGCTGGCCGTGCTGGCGCAGACGCTCGTGCCGCGCCTCGGCGGAGGCATGGTGGCCGCCTACGAAGTGCTGCTGGTCACCAACGCCGTGCGCCACCTGATCCGCGACAACAAGACGTTCCGCATCGACTCGACGATCCAGACGGGCCGCGACCGGGGCATGCAGCTGCTCGACGATCACCTGCTGCAGCTCTACAAGGAAGGCATCATCGAGCGCACCGACGTGCTGACCCGCTGCCGCTACCCGGAGGAGGTCTCCAACAGCCTCAAGGCCCTGGAGGTCTGA